ATGGGCTTCCTGTCTTCTTGCttgtgcgaagtcacttcagtcgtgtctgactcttcatgaccccagactcctctgtccgttaggttctccaggcaagaatactggagtgagtcgccatgccctcctccaggggtcttcccaacccagggatcaaacccgtgtctcttacgtctcctgcataagcaggcaggctctttaacCACTAGTGCTACTTGTACTGACATAATCATTCTAAATGTAGATATGTGTTTACCCGTTATATCTTTGGACAGGTGTTAGTCTCATAAAATCTTATAAGAATTCTAAAATCTACAAAGTAAATATAAATGCATCTTTCTATTTTCATTACAAGGTTGTTAACAACAATAATAGTCTTAGAACAACCCTCCAAACAGCAATCAAATTAATACAAATTGGAAGGGTCTATTTGAATGGTAACACACtgatttgctcagtcatgtccgactctgcaattccACAGACtataactcgccaggctcctttatctgtggaatttcccaggcaagagtactaaagtgggttgccacatcctactccaagggatcttcctgacccaaggatggaacctgtgtctcttgtgtctcccgcattggcagaaggattctttaccactgtgccacctgggaggcccctatTTGAATGGTGgctggtaataataataatgtggattcagaaaatttagaaagcaCATCCTTCTCTAAGATGCTAACATGCTTCATGAACTGTCTTCCGCATACAAAACAGGTTGCTCAGAGGAAAAGTGGGGCTGATGGAACAGAGTTGAAAAGCCTGTTTCAAATTTAATTCACCAAAGTTCAGCTCTTTCTTTGGCATCTTagcttatattttcaaaatacaataCTCCTACTAATGAAGGTCACTACAGTGGGACATATGGCAAGAAGGGAGCTGTTCTCTGATGAAACAGAGTCCCTGTATTTTCGCCTTtcctttatttccctttccttctctttccttggactctattttttaatttaattattttttggcaGCACtatgtggcacgtgggatcttagttcctggaccagggatcacatccacaccccctgcattgcaagcatggagtcttaaccactagaccaccagggaagtcctccctggCCTCTAATTTGATGCTCTACTTACAAAGTTATCAATGACAGCCGTATCTCAAGAAGTAAGACTTGGAGTGCCCTTtgattataaagaaagcagagtgaacCGTACCTTGTGTAAACTCAGTCACACTGTGGTTGCCCTGGCCCAGGTTGAGGAGATATCCATGTCGAGGGGCCTCCGTCACAATAAACCGGAGAGAAACGTATAAGCTGTCTCTGTCCTCTGCTTTCAATACTTTACTTGTGATCATGAACCCCAAGTGGCCTGTGGCCAGAGTGCGAAGTGTAGAGGCCCCTTTGTTCACGACAATTTGGGGGACTCTGTTGTCAACAGCTAAGATCCGGATCTTCATTACTTGGGGTCTTCTTGTTTCAAATACTGTATCAGGAAAAACATAGAAATCTGTATGGGAACCATCAGTCACTGTGAAGGAGAAGCTGTCTTCACTTGACTCGGTACCGTCATGTCTGTAGCTGATTAAGTTTTCATTCAAGTCCTGCTTGGTAAAAATCATGGCGGGTCTGGTATTGTTGAATAGGAGTTGACCATGAACAGGCACTTGGGTGACAGTGAATTTCAAGAGTTTGTCTGGAGTATCCCTGTCTTCCACAGTGAGTTCAAAGGGAGTAATCAGCTTCTTTTCACCTTCGCTGACAACCAGGTTATGGATGGTGACCACTGGCTTTTTGTTGTCCACATCGCTGATGGAGATACGGAATGTCCGGAAGACAGGGTTACGTCCATCAGTGACCTGAAACTCAAAACTGTCCATCTTTACCTCGTCATCAGCTGTGTGGATATAGTAGATTTTATTGCCAGCCAGTTGGAGCTGAGTGAAAGATGTGATAGACACTCGAGGCTGGTCTGTGCTTTCTAAGTGGCCTCTCATGGGAGCCCTGGTGATGGTAAAAACTAAGTTTTCATCAGGACTGTTCAAGTCACTAGTGCTCAGTAGATCTGTTGTGAGAGTGACCTTACCACCTTCTTTCAAGGACACTCCTTTACTTATCACATCAGGGAAGACAATGTCAGGGCTTCCAATAGACACATAAAAGTAGCGATCTATGAGGGCATTGATTCCATCAGTCACGTCAAATTTAATTAGATCCCGAATGCCCTCTTGCCCAAAATGGACATACTGAATCAAATTGCTGTCTACTTCATCCTGGGTAAAATTCATGCCCAATGTGATATTTTCAAAGACACCTGTAGGTGTTTGTCTCTGTAATAAGCCATGTCCTGGCCCATAACGAATAATGTAAACCAAGAATTTGTCTTCAGAATCTAAATCAGTTGCCATTAATATTCTGTTGTTGATAATTTTGGTTTCCCCGATTTCTATTTCCAGTCCATTATTGATGGCCATCCTAGGGGTCTCGTCATCAACAGGAATAACCATGATGAGGACTGTCTTTTCCACAGAGTGCTTACCATCTGTGAGTTTAATCACGAAACTGTCTTCCTGAGTCTCAGAGTCATCATGCTCATAAATGATGCTGGAACTCTCTATGATCTGGTCCAAGGTGAAGCTTTCCACCAAAACGGTGCCATTTATCAGCTGGTTCATGATGTGACCGTGGGTGGGAAACTTGGTGATAGTGAAAGTTAAGTCATCCGGGGGAACATCAGCATCAGCGGCATTGAGGATGGGTGTATCAACCACCAAACTCATGCCTTCCATCACCAAAAATTCCCTGATGAATATTTCTGGCTGTTCATCGTTGGTGGGAATGAttacaatggggaaaaaatgtctcTCTGAAAAGTTAATGCCATCAGAACAGCGAAATATAAATCTGTCTTCCACCGGTTCTACTCCTTTATGGACACTCTGGACGTAGTTTATATGACCTTGCCTGAGATCTTTCAGAGTGAAAGCACTTACAGCAATTCCTGCTCTTGATTTTTCAGAGCCAGGGGCTGGAGAGATGTTCTCCACGTAACCCGAGGTGGGCTGAATGACGATGGTGCACAAGATGTCGTCATTGAGAGAATCCATGTCTTCAGCACTTATGTGCATTGAGGTTATAGCACTTTTATCGCCTTCCAGAACGATAAACTGCTCACCTACAGAGATTTCTGGGGCCTGGCTGTCAACAGGGAGGATGGTCACCCACACGGTCACTCCTTGGATAGTGTTACCACCTATTCTCCATTCTTGAGACATATCCGACAGACTCAGGTTGAAAGAGTCTTCTTTGGGCAAGAGACCTATTTCCCCGCTTGTGTGAGCGTAGACGACAGAGCCCTCCAAGATGTCTCTTTGGGTAAACTGCTCTGCTGGAACTCCATTGACCAGGATTTCTCCATATAGGGGTGGATCTTCCAAGAGGAAAGTCAACATCAAATCATCAGCGTCCCCATTGGTCCCCCTGATAACACTGGCCGTGATTTCAGTAGCCCCATTTTCTAAAACGTCTAGATAGGACCCCAGAGTGCCTGCAGGAAGGCTCAGCATGGGCAGCTCACCGTCCATTGGCCGGACATTCACTCTGAGAGTGATGGGTACCACGTGGTGTCTGTCACTGACCTCCAAGGAACAGCTATCGGTCAGAGACTCAGCCCCATTATGGGCGTAGGAAATCCGACCCTGTTTTATGTCCTCCAAGTGAAAAATCCCACCGACATGCAGGACCTGTCCAGACAGCTTCATGTGGCCATGTTTGGGCACCTGTATGAGAGTGAAGGTGATGTGGGCCACATCAGTGTCCACATCATTCACACCCAACTCAGTCTCACTCAGGATGTGATGGCCCTTCTCCTGAACGGTGAAGCCAGTGTTGAGGATTTCGGGTGGCTGGTTGTCCACTGGCTGCAAGTAAAAGGTGAAGGTGCCTGGAGCCACATTCCCAGCTCGGTCCTCCACCTGGAATTGAAACTGGGCCACTCGGGCAGCCACTCCCAGCTCCTGATCTGGAGGCCTGTAAGCAATTTTATGGTGGTTGACCTGCGCTTGTGTAAAATGGGCCACTACCACCGAAGGATCATCGGTCAGGACCAAGGTGCCCAACGGGGCTGGTGAGTGGTTTTCATCTGTGTCCATTGGGGGCTGGGTCACCGTGTAACGGAGTTCTCGGTCATCCGTGTCCAGGTCCGTGTAGCGTAGCCACTTCTTCCTCAGTGGTGTGAGCTGGGATTCCTGTACCACCATCCGAAGGGGACAGCCGCTGCCCAGCTCGGGAGGGAGGCGGTCCACGGGATGAATGCGTATCATGAACCTCTGTAGCCCAGACTTATTAGGGGGGTCATGGTTATCCTGGACACGAAATGTGAACTGGTCAATCACTGGCCCAGGACTGTGGGCCCCAGAGTGCCTGTAGAAAAGTCTCCCCTCTGTTATGTCTCGCTGCTGCCACTGTGTCACTGCTTTCTCATAGAATATTCCCTGTTTTCTCCAAGGGCTCCCAAGAAGCATCTCCTCCCCTTGGGGAGGATGGGTCTGGCGGAGAAGCAGATGCCCTGCTGTGGAGGAAGGTGACTCGAGCACAAAAAGCAGCAAAGAGTCCTCTGAGTCCATGTCAGTTGCACTCAGAGCTTGGGGCAGGATGGGCACGGTTTCGCCCTCTGCCAGCGTCAGCCCTGTGTTGGCATTGAGGACTGGTGGCTGGTCATCCACAGGCACTAAGGTGATGGGGAACAGAAACTGCACCTGGTGCCTGCGTCCTCCGTCCACCATTCGGAGCACGAGGTTGTCACTTAGTGAGCCATCTTTGTCATCGTGATGGTAGACCACTCGGCCGGCTGCTAGCTCGGCTACAGTAAAGGTCTTAGGGGCAGAGTTGCCATTGGAGGCACCCAGAAGGACGAGGTGACCGTGCCGGAGCCCAGCCACCACCTCCAGCTGTACGGCCCCTAAGTCGTCTTCATCACTGATGACCAAATTTTGTGGTCCACTGCCTGCAGGGCCAGTAAGGGGCCGAGACTGGCCCTCGTAGAGAATGAGACCAGTGTTCCGGGTGACCACTGGAGCCAGTGTGTTCATGGGCTTCACCACTACCATGAAGGAAAAAGGATCAGAGGCAGCGCCTTCTGGGTCCACTACTTCCAGCTCGAGTTCAAAGAGACGCTCCTGGTCAGAGTCTTCAGAGGGGGGCTGATAGGCAATTTTCAGGAGGTGTAAATCCCTctgagtgaaggaggagaggggcAAACTGCGGTCGTCAGTGCTCACCAGGAAGCCCTGGCCGGGCTGGAATGGAGAGGTGAGATTGAAGATCAGCAAGTCTGGGGCACACTCCGCATCCTCGGCTGCCAGCATGTCTGGGGTCAGGGCGGTCAGGACAAACTGGTCCACCTCCATCATCATCATGGCCACAAAGCTGGGCTTGGGGGCGGTGTTCTCAGCCCCTCCTCGGATTCTCACCAGCACTTGGAAGTGCTCGCGTTTCAAAGCCGGGCTGCCCACAGGAGACCCTCGCGATCGCAGCTCCACTACCATGGGCACCCAGTCCCTGTTCGGAGAACGACTTGGGGCGGTGTGGCGGTAGCGCACGCCCAGTTCCTGGAATGCTGTGCAGTCCATCAGGAGGGGCTCCTGGCTGTCCCCCTCGCTGGCCGAGCCCGGGACCTGCGGGTAGTGAAGGAGTTCCCCGTAGCGAGGCAGCGCGCCCAAACCAGGCAGGATGCCCACGCGACACTCCTGGGTCTCAGGCTGGTAGGCGAATTCCAGGCTCCGCGCGTCCAGGGCATTGCTGGTCCCCAGCAGCTCCTCCACGACCAAGGGCAGGTTTCGCGTCACAACCTCCAGCTGGGTGAAGACCACCTCCACCTCCAGCACCAGGGGGAGCACGGCCGCCCCACCCGGCGCGTCGTAGCGCAGCTGCAGCCGGACTCGATCCCGCGACGGGCTGCGCGCGCCCAGGTGCGAGTAGCGCACCTCTCCCGCGCCGAAGTCGCAGGGGAAGCGCTTGGGACTCAGGCGGCCGGGCTGCTGGGCCAGCGCGTCATTGTCTAGCACGGTCACTGCGCACCGATCCCCCGGTTGCACCTGCAGCACTAGGTCCTGCAACGGATCCAGCCAGACCTCACGGCCGAAGGGCACCCGGAGCCCGCGGTTCGCCAGCACTATGGCTTCTTCGGCGGGGACCCCTGCAACCCCCGCGAGATCCGGGGACAGCAAGGCCCGGCCGGGGTCAGGTGGCTGTGCCCGGACGCGGCTTACCAGTGacaggagaagcagcagcaccAGCCCGGACGGCGTCGGAGGCGTCGGTGGAGATTTGGTGGGGTTTCCTGCGGGGCGCGTGCGCGCGGTGACCCCGGGGGTCCCGGTGGCTTGCATGGTCCGGTTGTGACGGCTCAGCCCGATCCCCTGGAGAGCGCACTCAGTCCCAGTCCCGGGCAGGAGGTGAGAGCGTCCTCCGGAAAGTGCCAGGAACTCCGCACGGCGCCCGCGGGGTCTCGCTGTAGCCGAGGCTGGACCAGAAGGATGGGAAAGTGGCCCGGCACGGTCCAGGCTGGAGCTGCGCTGGGAGGCTACACCATCTCGGCCGGCCTAGCTCCACGGCTCGCGGCTCAGACGCGCGGAGAACTGAGTCTCCTCCACTCCTCCTTTCCAGGTCCCGGGACCCTGAGCTTTGAGGGAAATCCCACCCCTCGCACCCCCTTACTCCAGTCCTCCCAGGAGGCCAATCGTGAGTCCGGGGAGGAGGCCCCGAGACCAGGGTTGGGTAGCGACTCCTGCCAATCAGGTCCTGGGGGCCGAGGCGGGGAAACCGCGCGCAGGGGAGGAGATAGAAGGCGCAACAGGTTGTCCTGAAAGTGAGGGGGCTCCCTTCTTTCTGGGCTGCTAGGGTTGGGACTTCAGCCTCCTGCGATCCACGAGAACCCCCAGTTTACCTCCCACTCCCCAAATCCAATGGGAACCCGTTCAAGGAAtgtttatttctctctgcaatttGCAAACCCAAGAGGCAAGTTAGAAGCAACGTGGCTGGAGTTTGAATCAAAACCCAGGGCAGTAAAGGGAGAAACGCGGGCGCAACTTTGCATAAGAAGGAGAGCtggaattaaaagcaaaactagAGGAGACGGAGCCTCTCCTCGCCCCCTGCTGTCTCCTTGTAAATTATGACGGGTGCAGTTCTCGGGACTGGTGAGATTTCAACAAGTCCCCGGTTTGCAACCAAATTTCATAGCGAAAAGAGAAAGAGGCTTTTGGAAAGGGTGAGAAATGCAGTCAGATCGAAATGGCGAGGGTCGCCCCAAAGAGTAAGTTCTGGGGAGTGTAGCCCCAGGCTCTTCCAAAGCCCGCTGTTGGGGCAGCTGTCATTAAAGACGTTCCTGTTCCCTTCGCAGTAATTAGACCAAGTACGAACTAAACCCGCCTGTCAGCATCACAGTTCTTGGCATGCCGAGAGAACTGATAAATATCCGGAGGGCGAGCTAAAATAGGTTAGCTCCCTTCAGGCAGCCGGTTTTGAAGCCTGACTCGAGCTTTGCCTGCCCCCTTGTGTTTGTCAGGTTTCAGAAGTGCGGAGATTCCCGTCCGGAAAGGTTTTCTAATTGCTCCTCTCCTCCTTGAACCCTCACAATTAAGACGCTACCGTTTTCACATTTGTTCTTTAAGCAGTCTTGCTTTTCCTgagcaaaatgttttattttaagtcACATTCTTTTCTCTCCAATAATACAAATCGGATAATTGGAATATCAAATTGAAATAATGGTCATTCTGCCCTTTTTCTGTTCAAGGGTATTTtagatttgggggtgggggtggggagggagtgtAAGACAGCGTTAAGTCCTTTTACATTTTGGTCCAAATTGAAGATGTAAgatacattgttgtttagtcgctaagtcgtgtccgactctttgcgaccccatggactgtagccccaccaggctcctctgcccatggaattttccaggcaagaatactggagtgggttgccatttccttctccaggggatctttctgacccagagatcaaaccagcgtctcctgtttggcaggtggattctttacccctgagccaccagggaagcctttaagaTGCATATGGGGTTACATTTCGGTGAGAAGCATTTATCCGTTTAACCGTTTGGTGCTTTTATCCGGAGCTCCTCCAGCTTAGGTTTTTGATCCCTACCTGCAGCATTGAGAGCTATTTTCCAGGACCCAGCACCACTTCTACAAAAGTATTGTTGAGTGATGTCAGAGTCGCTCCAGGAAGCCCACTGGACAGCCTCTGCGCCTGggagtggagagggagagagtttaAGTGAGCCTCTTATCCAAACAAATAACATTTTGTTAGCCTAATATGTTTCAGCCTATTGTACTTTGAACTCCTGTGTACAACTCATACATGCATTTTACAATTTAGTACAAAATGGACATCCAGGAACACAGAAGGGATGTGACTAATCTTTTAAACATGAGAAAATCCTCACCCAACTCTTCATCAATTTCTGATCTGTtttggtattattattttataatttaatatccTTGTTTATTATTATGTacagaattcaaaagaaaaattctatGATGTTCTGTTCACAAAACGAACTGGAAGATGCCAAATGAAAAGGGACATCATTTTCAGAATATGGTTCTTTATGTGttgtatttcaaatcctggttaTGGATCTTGATTGAAAAATGTCAGGCATTGTGACTGTGGGTTCGTTCTGAGAAGTGAGACCACCAGCCTGACCCCTGGTGCTTCCCAATGTCTGGAgggctttcctttcttccttttaaagtcCAACTCTGTTTGACTTGCAAGTAATGATAAGATCAGCATTTGAGGTATGGCAGTATGCCTGAAGGGCAGAGTTCAATATTTTGTTTCATGGTAAGAAGAATAGAGGTCCACATTTATTTTCAAGTAGCCTAAGGAAATcagtaaattataatttttttgactttttaatttagCTTGCCTTGATTGAGGTGAAAGAGTGActcttagaaattatttttggTAAATATCTTGGGTACTtgggtttttttaattacataGAAAGTGACACATACGTTTATTTACTTAAATGTATTTTGCATTGATGATCATTGACAAAATAGTAAAATACTAAATTCTCATCTGAAAGCAAAGATTATTGATAGTAATGATCCCTCATTAGGATAAATACCTCAGTGTTAAAATATTTCTATACTTAAATtggcaaagaaatattttatgaccAACACTTGCAAATCTTAAGAGATAAAATAAGTTGACAAacatgtagttttttaaaaataccaagctTAAGTCTTCAGTTCTTGCCTTTTAAAGCTTTTGAACACCTGCTGTATATATTCTGTGGAAAATATCCtttacaataaatttttaaatttatttactctaTGGAACACACACCAGAATGTCTCTTCAAACCAACTTAAAGCTAAGTTTATTGATTGTTAAAACTCAAAGGATCTCTGACCTAAGGTTAAACACCCAAGAACTTCTTGTGTTGTAAAATAAAAGATGCAGGCAAGATATTCAGGTAGAAATGGGATAGAAGATTTGGGGCTCTTAAATCAGATGCACTAAAGACACACGTGGTCACATTTTGATTGTTCAGAGTGGTTTCTCGGTTTATTTCACCTCTCTTATGTTCCGCTACTGGCTCAAGAGACTACTAGAAGAGATTGCCTGATAGGCATCTTAAAAGTACTTACAGACGAGTGATTAAAGTTTTAGGTAAAACATCTGTAATAGTTCTcaatagaattttattctttgataGTTTCAGAACCACAGCTTACTATAATCCAAACCTAACTAATTTCAGAGCGGTGCTAAAAGGGTAAACAGCCTTGTGCCCGTTGACCAAAAGCTGGATTTCAGCCTTGGCTCTGACATCCACTAAGTGACTTGCAGCAGCTCCCCTTTGTTTAGCAACCAGTCTCCTCAACTATAAACCAAGGCCCTCAGTCTTTGTGGACAAATTCCTCTT
The sequence above is drawn from the Bos javanicus breed banteng chromosome 12, ARS-OSU_banteng_1.0, whole genome shotgun sequence genome and encodes:
- the FREM2 gene encoding FRAS1-related extracellular matrix protein 2, producing the protein MQATGTPGVTARTRPAGNPTKSPPTPPTPSGLVLLLLLSLVSRVRAQPPDPGRALLSPDLAGVAGVPAEEAIVLANRGLRVPFGREVWLDPLQDLVLQVQPGDRCAVTVLDNDALAQQPGRLSPKRFPCDFGAGEVRYSHLGARSPSRDRVRLQLRYDAPGGAAVLPLVLEVEVVFTQLEVVTRNLPLVVEELLGTSNALDARSLEFAYQPETQECRVGILPGLGALPRYGELLHYPQVPGSASEGDSQEPLLMDCTAFQELGVRYRHTAPSRSPNRDWVPMVVELRSRGSPVGSPALKREHFQVLVRIRGGAENTAPKPSFVAMMMMEVDQFVLTALTPDMLAAEDAECAPDLLIFNLTSPFQPGQGFLVSTDDRSLPLSSFTQRDLHLLKIAYQPPSEDSDQERLFELELEVVDPEGAASDPFSFMVVVKPMNTLAPVVTRNTGLILYEGQSRPLTGPAGSGPQNLVISDEDDLGAVQLEVVAGLRHGHLVLLGASNGNSAPKTFTVAELAAGRVVYHHDDKDGSLSDNLVLRMVDGGRRHQVQFLFPITLVPVDDQPPVLNANTGLTLAEGETVPILPQALSATDMDSEDSLLLFVLESPSSTAGHLLLRQTHPPQGEEMLLGSPWRKQGIFYEKAVTQWQQRDITEGRLFYRHSGAHSPGPVIDQFTFRVQDNHDPPNKSGLQRFMIRIHPVDRLPPELGSGCPLRMVVQESQLTPLRKKWLRYTDLDTDDRELRYTVTQPPMDTDENHSPAPLGTLVLTDDPSVVVAHFTQAQVNHHKIAYRPPDQELGVAARVAQFQFQVEDRAGNVAPGTFTFYLQPVDNQPPEILNTGFTVQEKGHHILSETELGVNDVDTDVAHITFTLIQVPKHGHMKLSGQVLHVGGIFHLEDIKQGRISYAHNGAESLTDSCSLEVSDRHHVVPITLRVNVRPMDGELPMLSLPAGTLGSYLDVLENGATEITASVIRGTNGDADDLMLTFLLEDPPLYGEILVNGVPAEQFTQRDILEGSVVYAHTSGEIGLLPKEDSFNLSLSDMSQEWRIGGNTIQGVTVWVTILPVDSQAPEISVGEQFIVLEGDKSAITSMHISAEDMDSLNDDILCTIVIQPTSGYVENISPAPGSEKSRAGIAVSAFTLKDLRQGHINYVQSVHKGVEPVEDRFIFRCSDGINFSERHFFPIVIIPTNDEQPEIFIREFLVMEGMSLVVDTPILNAADADVPPDDLTFTITKFPTHGHIMNQLINGTVLVESFTLDQIIESSSIIYEHDDSETQEDSFVIKLTDGKHSVEKTVLIMVIPVDDETPRMAINNGLEIEIGETKIINNRILMATDLDSEDKFLVYIIRYGPGHGLLQRQTPTGVFENITLGMNFTQDEVDSNLIQYVHFGQEGIRDLIKFDVTDGINALIDRYFYVSIGSPDIVFPDVISKGVSLKEGGKVTLTTDLLSTSDLNSPDENLVFTITRAPMRGHLESTDQPRVSITSFTQLQLAGNKIYYIHTADDEVKMDSFEFQVTDGRNPVFRTFRISISDVDNKKPVVTIHNLVVSEGEKKLITPFELTVEDRDTPDKLLKFTVTQVPVHGQLLFNNTRPAMIFTKQDLNENLISYRHDGTESSEDSFSFTVTDGSHTDFYVFPDTVFETRRPQVMKIRILAVDNRVPQIVVNKGASTLRTLATGHLGFMITSKVLKAEDRDSLYVSLRFIVTEAPRHGYLLNLGQGNHSVTEFTQADIDDMKICYVLREGANAVSDIFQFTVEDGGGNKLTKQHFRLNWAWISFEKEYYLINEDSKFLDVMLKRRGYLGETSFISIGTRDGTAKKDKDFKGKAQRQVQFNPGQTRATWRVRILSDGAHEQSETFQVVLAEPVLAALEFPAVTTVEIVDPGDESTVFIPQSEYSIEEDVGELFIPIRRSGDVSQELMVVCYTRQGTARGTVPTSVLSYSDYISRPEDHTSVIRFDKDEREKMCRVVIIDDSLFEEEETFHVLLSMPMGGRIGSEFPGAQVTIKPDKDDEPVFYFGDVEYSVDESAGSVEVRVWRSGTDLSQASSVTVTSQKTDPPSADAGTDYVGISRNLDFAPGVNMQTIRVIILDDLGQPVLEGIEQFELVLRMPMNAALGDPSKATVTINDSVSDLPKMQFKERVYTGNENDGQIVATIHRSGDTRYRSSVRCYTRQGSAQVMMDFEERPNTDISIITFLPGEIEKPCILELMDDVLYEEVEELRLVLGTPQSNSPFGAAVGEQNETLIRIRDDADKTIIKFGETKFSVSEPKEPGQSVVIKIPVIRQGDTSKVSIVRVHTKDGSATSGEDYHPVSEEIEFKEGETQHIVEIEVIFDGVREMREAFTVHLKPDENMIAETQATKAIVYIEEMNSMADVTFPSVPQVVSLLMYDDSSRAKESAGPVSGYPVICITACNPKYPDYEKTGSICASENINDTLTRYRWLISAPAGPDGVTSPMREVDFDTFFTSSKMITLDSIYFQPGSRVQCAARAVNADGSEGLELMSPIVTIGREEGLCQPRVPGIVGAEPFSAKLRYTGPEDSEYTNLIKLTVTMPHTDGMLPVISTKELSNFELTLSPDGTRVGNHKCSNLLDYTEVKTHHGFLTDATKNPEIIGETYPYQYSSSIRGSNTLRFYRNLNLEACLWEFVSYYDMSELLTDCGGTIGTDGQVLNLVQSYVTLRVPLYVSYVFHSPAGVGGWQHFDLKSELRLTFVYDTAILWTDGIGSPPEAELQGSLYPTSMRIGEEGRLVVNFKTEAQFHGLFVLSHPASFTSSMIMSVDHPGLTFSLRLIRSEPTYNQPVQQWSFVSDFAVRDYSGTYTVKLLPCTTPSHQEFRLPVTCNPREPITFDLDIRFQQVSDPVAAEFSLNTQMYLLSKKSLWLSDGSMGFGQESDVAFAEGDIIYGRVMVDPVQNLGDSFYCSIEKVFLCTGADGYVPKYNPTNAEYGCLADSPSLLYRFKIVDKAQPETQATSFGNVLFNAKLAVDDPEAILLVNQPGSDGFKVDSTPLFQVALGREWYVHTIYTVRSKDSANRGIGKRSVEYRYHSLVGQGKPQAATKSRKKREIRSSPPLAWEIGAENNRGTNIQHVALDRSSRKQILHGRVSPDGVLPRELNSPSSEVSLLTVVGGVVVGLLAVILTAVAVRMHQGKKGARRKDTPKDPSSREPMMPSVSHHSDSSEV